The following proteins are co-located in the Acinetobacter shaoyimingii genome:
- the tolQ gene encoding protein TolQ, with amino-acid sequence MATQLESSLHISDLILQASPVVQLVMLILVLASLLSWYLIAKLHMTFKKAKQGDEHFQKVFWSGAELNTLYNNAQVNSKREGLEDIFYHGMGEFLKLKKTKAHTEQTIDGTERILRVGLSRDQGQMEQGLGTLASIGSVAPYIGLFGTVWGIMNAFIGLAQVEQVTLGTVAPGIAEALVATAIGLFAAIPAVLAFNHYTAKGEQVYSDRALFSEEMVALLQRQSVGSTQEAE; translated from the coding sequence ATGGCAACACAACTAGAATCTTCACTTCATATTTCAGATTTAATCTTACAAGCAAGTCCTGTAGTTCAATTGGTCATGCTTATTCTGGTCTTGGCCTCTCTCTTGAGTTGGTACCTGATTGCCAAGTTACATATGACCTTTAAAAAAGCCAAACAAGGTGATGAACACTTCCAGAAAGTTTTCTGGTCAGGTGCAGAACTCAATACCCTCTACAACAATGCTCAAGTCAATTCTAAACGTGAAGGATTAGAAGATATTTTCTATCACGGCATGGGCGAATTTTTAAAACTCAAAAAAACTAAAGCACACACTGAACAAACCATTGACGGCACTGAACGTATTTTACGTGTAGGTTTAAGTCGTGACCAAGGTCAAATGGAACAAGGCTTAGGTACACTTGCAAGTATTGGTTCAGTTGCCCCTTATATTGGTTTATTTGGTACAGTTTGGGGCATCATGAATGCCTTTATTGGTCTAGCACAAGTGGAACAAGTGACTTTAGGCACAGTTGCTCCAGGTATTGCAGAAGCATTAGTCGCAACAGCGATTGGTCTTTTTGCTGCGATACCTGCTGTATTGGCATTTAACCATTACACAGCCAAGGGTGAACAAGTTTATTCAGACCGTGCTTTATTTTCAGAAGAAATGGTGGCGCTATTACAACGTCAGTCTGTGGGATCTACACAGGAAGCTGAATAA
- the sohB gene encoding protease SohB, which translates to MLFHLPKLPAEIRVTHLNARINEQRKKIAQTTASKFELLQLAQQLSKEARARKKNNNKVYVIDFKGDVAASAVEHLREEITLILATAKAGRDRVVLRLESPGGMVHGYGLAAAQLVRLRDAGFNLTICVDKVAASGGYMMACIANEIVSAPFAVLGSIGVVAQVPNFNRLLKEHNVDFELYTAGQYKRTVTMFGENTDEGKAKFEEELQQTHALFKHFVEKYRPQLNVEKVATGEHWYGQDALDLNLVDKLQTSDEYLLNLLSQNDVYLIQTRSKPTLGEKLGLQAAQMADSLIPAVMSKVLDSLVKANSNLVQMRDPKL; encoded by the coding sequence ATGTTATTTCATTTGCCTAAATTGCCCGCCGAAATTCGTGTCACGCATTTAAATGCACGAATTAATGAACAACGAAAAAAAATTGCGCAGACGACAGCATCTAAGTTTGAGCTTTTACAATTGGCACAGCAATTATCCAAAGAAGCACGTGCACGTAAAAAGAATAACAATAAAGTCTATGTGATCGATTTTAAAGGCGATGTCGCTGCATCTGCGGTTGAACATCTGCGTGAAGAAATTACTTTAATTTTAGCAACAGCGAAAGCAGGTCGTGACCGTGTGGTGCTTCGTCTGGAAAGTCCAGGGGGCATGGTTCATGGCTATGGTCTCGCTGCTGCACAACTGGTTCGTTTACGAGATGCAGGATTTAACCTTACGATTTGCGTCGATAAAGTTGCTGCCAGTGGCGGTTATATGATGGCATGTATTGCCAATGAAATTGTTTCTGCGCCGTTTGCTGTATTAGGTTCAATTGGTGTTGTTGCACAAGTACCGAACTTTAATCGCTTGTTGAAAGAACACAATGTCGACTTCGAATTGTACACAGCAGGTCAGTACAAACGTACGGTGACCATGTTTGGTGAAAATACGGATGAAGGTAAAGCAAAATTCGAAGAAGAGTTGCAACAAACGCATGCGTTGTTTAAACACTTTGTTGAAAAATACCGTCCACAGCTGAATGTTGAGAAAGTTGCAACAGGTGAGCATTGGTATGGTCAAGATGCGCTTGATTTAAACTTGGTCGATAAACTGCAAACATCGGATGAATATTTGTTGAATTTATTGAGCCAAAACGATGTGTATTTGATTCAAACCCGTAGTAAGCCAACTTTAGGTGAAAAATTAGGTTTGCAAGCTGCGCAAATGGCAGATAGCTTAATTCCTGCGGTAATGAGTAAGGTATTGGATAGCTTAGTAAAAGCCAATTCAAATCTGGTTCAAATGCGTGATCCTAAACTTTAA
- a CDS encoding deoxyguanosinetriphosphate triphosphohydrolase, producing the protein MTQMRWLELLSTIRIGSKKQSSEQARSPFHKDYDRIIFSQSFRQLNRKTQVHPLTQHDAIHTRLTHSLEVSCIGRSLGMLAAEKIKDELPVWISPADVGAIIQAACLAHDIGNPPFGHAGEYAIREWFDDASHGDFLKALTPEQQADVRQFEGNAQGLRLLTKIDYHPNDGGMRLTYATLGAYLKYPWLSKTIESQDDIPASKRAKFGCYQSEKEILMQIAEQLGLIKLGEYHYCRHPLTYLLEAADDICYALIDLEDGIILNMLTYEEVEPIFLNLLGEFSIPVELSIPNTTWQQKIAALRGRVMKRLVDEVTTAFAKHHYQILSGQLKTSLLQCCSEDIEIGITKAKNLARDKIFEHPQKAGLEIIAHQSLQHILDAFIPLTTPNKVNSFKEGRLMTILTGFGARFSDDHYENIMQVLDIISKFSDHQAYNLAQELQGNKVGFL; encoded by the coding sequence ATGACTCAAATGCGCTGGTTAGAACTCCTCTCCACAATTCGTATTGGCAGTAAAAAACAAAGCTCAGAACAAGCTCGTAGTCCATTTCATAAAGATTATGATCGTATTATTTTTTCGCAAAGTTTTCGTCAACTGAATCGTAAAACCCAAGTGCATCCGCTTACACAACACGATGCCATTCATACCCGTCTTACGCATTCTCTTGAAGTTTCTTGTATTGGTCGATCATTGGGCATGTTAGCAGCTGAAAAAATCAAAGATGAACTTCCTGTGTGGATTTCACCTGCCGATGTCGGCGCCATTATTCAAGCGGCATGTTTAGCACATGATATTGGTAATCCACCTTTTGGTCATGCAGGTGAATACGCCATTCGCGAATGGTTTGATGATGCCTCTCACGGTGACTTTTTAAAAGCGCTGACACCTGAACAGCAAGCCGATGTGCGTCAATTTGAAGGCAACGCACAAGGTTTAAGACTACTGACTAAAATTGACTATCATCCCAATGATGGTGGTATGCGCCTCACTTACGCAACCTTAGGGGCTTACTTAAAGTACCCATGGTTATCTAAAACCATCGAGTCGCAAGATGATATCCCCGCCAGCAAACGCGCTAAATTTGGCTGCTATCAGTCTGAAAAAGAAATTTTAATGCAGATCGCTGAACAACTTGGACTCATTAAACTCGGTGAATATCATTATTGTCGTCATCCTTTGACGTATTTACTCGAAGCTGCGGATGATATTTGTTATGCCCTGATTGACCTTGAAGATGGCATTATTTTAAACATGCTTACGTATGAGGAAGTTGAACCTATTTTCCTAAATTTATTGGGTGAGTTCAGTATTCCCGTTGAATTAAGCATTCCCAATACCACATGGCAACAAAAGATTGCAGCCTTACGTGGTCGAGTCATGAAACGTCTGGTCGATGAAGTGACGACAGCTTTTGCCAAGCATCATTATCAAATTTTGTCAGGCCAACTTAAAACCAGTTTATTACAATGTTGTTCTGAAGACATTGAAATAGGGATTACCAAAGCAAAAAATCTGGCTCGAGATAAGATTTTCGAACACCCACAAAAAGCAGGTCTTGAAATTATTGCGCATCAAAGTTTACAGCATATTTTAGATGCCTTTATACCGCTGACCACGCCGAATAAAGTCAACAGTTTTAAAGAAGGTCGTTTAATGACGATATTGACTGGTTTTGGCGCGAGATTTAGTGATGATCATTATGAAAACATCATGCAAGTTTTAGACATTATTTCTAAATTTTCAGATCATCAGGCCTATAATTTGGCGCAGGAATTACAGGGTAATAAGGTGGGATTTTTATAG
- the purB gene encoding adenylosuccinate lyase: MNALTALSPLDGRYASKCDALRPFLSEFGLIHARVTVEVRWLQALANRPEITEVPAFSAVTNAALDAIVADFSEEDANRIKEIERTTNHDVKAVEYFLKEKIAHIDELKDAGEFIHFACTSEDINNLSHALMLKSGREVLVVAMQQIIDAIAELAEKHADQPMLSRTHGQTASPTTLGKEMANVAYRLARQIKQFKNVELLGKINGAVGNYNAHYSAYPEINWPAHSQAFVESLGLEFNPYTTQIEPHDYMAELFDALRRFNTILIDFNRDVWGYISLGFFKQRLKEGEVGSSTMPHKVNPIDFENSEGNLGIANAILGHLGEKLPVSRWQRDLTDSTVLRNMGVGFAQSLIAFEACSKGIGKLELNAQRILEDLDNAQEVLAEPIQTVMRRYAVEKPYEKLKALTRGQAMTRDMMVSFVNGNELEAVPAADRARLAEMTPATYTGNAADQAKQIKELISKI, encoded by the coding sequence ATGAACGCTTTAACTGCACTTTCACCATTAGATGGACGCTATGCGAGCAAATGTGATGCTCTACGTCCTTTCCTGTCTGAGTTTGGTCTAATCCATGCTCGTGTGACTGTTGAAGTACGTTGGTTACAAGCGCTTGCTAACCGCCCAGAAATTACTGAAGTTCCAGCATTTTCAGCTGTAACCAACGCTGCACTTGATGCGATTGTTGCCGATTTCTCTGAAGAAGATGCAAACCGCATTAAAGAAATTGAACGTACAACCAACCATGACGTGAAAGCAGTTGAGTATTTCCTTAAAGAAAAAATTGCACACATTGATGAATTGAAAGATGCAGGCGAATTTATTCACTTTGCATGTACGTCTGAAGACATCAACAACTTGTCTCATGCACTCATGTTGAAAAGCGGTCGTGAAGTTTTGGTTGTCGCAATGCAACAAATCATTGATGCAATTGCTGAACTTGCAGAAAAACATGCTGACCAACCGATGTTGTCTCGTACACATGGTCAAACAGCTAGCCCAACCACTTTGGGTAAAGAAATGGCAAACGTGGCTTACCGTCTTGCACGCCAAATCAAACAATTCAAAAATGTTGAACTTCTAGGCAAAATCAATGGTGCTGTAGGTAACTATAATGCGCACTACTCTGCTTATCCAGAGATCAACTGGCCTGCACATTCACAAGCCTTTGTAGAATCTTTAGGCTTAGAATTCAACCCGTACACGACTCAAATTGAACCGCACGACTACATGGCGGAATTGTTTGATGCATTACGTCGTTTCAATACCATCTTAATCGACTTTAACCGTGATGTTTGGGGCTATATCTCGCTTGGCTTCTTCAAACAACGTTTGAAAGAAGGCGAAGTAGGTTCTTCAACCATGCCACATAAAGTCAATCCAATCGATTTCGAAAACTCTGAAGGTAACTTGGGTATTGCCAATGCAATCTTGGGTCACTTAGGTGAGAAACTTCCTGTATCTCGCTGGCAGCGTGACTTAACGGACTCAACGGTTCTTCGTAACATGGGTGTTGGTTTCGCACAAAGCTTGATCGCTTTTGAAGCATGTTCAAAAGGTATTGGTAAACTTGAATTAAATGCACAACGTATTCTTGAAGATTTAGACAATGCTCAAGAAGTATTGGCTGAACCTATTCAAACTGTAATGCGTCGTTATGCAGTTGAAAAACCATATGAAAAACTAAAAGCGTTGACACGTGGTCAAGCAATGACACGTGACATGATGGTGAGCTTCGTGAACGGTAATGAACTTGAAGCTGTTCCTGCTGCCGACCGTGCGCGTTTAGCGGAAATGACACCAGCAACTTACACAGGTAATGCTGCTGATCAAGCAAAACAAATTAAAGAGCTTATCTCTAAAATCTAA
- the hflD gene encoding high frequency lysogenization protein HflD codes for MTELPFQQLQTLNVRQNRALALAAVFQSAQLTHMTALTGRQSIGEYGNFYLEQLVKASLNIRPQSIQNCQTLDYFNQLSDISLGLKSLESSITQPFNTAPKSKIPKFSSAKLPMSYAMALLHLEKKVYSNPKFVEIIEQSQQKILRQLSFFDNNYLHPSILANLAQTYVDTAGQINPRIMVRGNAEAFKDSAHTNRIRAALFTGLQLAHLWRQSGGSSWSMIFSKRKLLKDIQDLARLQYEVL; via the coding sequence ATGACAGAGTTACCGTTTCAACAGTTACAAACTCTGAATGTACGTCAAAATAGAGCTTTGGCGTTGGCGGCAGTGTTTCAATCTGCTCAGCTCACCCATATGACTGCTTTAACAGGACGACAGAGTATTGGTGAATACGGTAACTTCTATCTCGAACAGTTGGTGAAAGCCAGTTTAAACATTCGACCACAGTCGATTCAAAACTGCCAAACCTTAGATTACTTTAATCAGCTGTCCGACATTTCCTTAGGTTTAAAATCACTAGAAAGCAGTATTACCCAACCTTTTAATACCGCGCCAAAATCTAAAATTCCTAAATTTTCCAGTGCAAAACTTCCGATGAGCTATGCCATGGCATTGCTCCATTTAGAAAAGAAAGTCTATAGTAATCCGAAATTTGTCGAAATTATTGAACAATCTCAACAGAAAATTTTAAGACAACTTTCATTTTTTGATAATAATTATTTACATCCAAGCATTCTTGCCAATTTAGCTCAAACCTATGTCGATACAGCAGGACAAATCAACCCTCGTATTATGGTTCGTGGCAATGCAGAAGCATTTAAGGACAGCGCACATACCAATCGTATTCGTGCAGCATTATTTACAGGATTACAATTGGCGCACTTATGGCGTCAATCTGGAGGAAGTTCATGGTCAATGATCTTCTCCAAACGCAAATTATTGAAAGATATTCAAGATCTTGCTCGATTACAATACGAGGTTCTTTAA
- the ruvA gene encoding Holliday junction branch migration protein RuvA: MIGCLIGEVLALEAPTVVLNVNGVGYEIDTPLSTFCQLQKGQKVTLWTHLAVREDAQLLYGFIDAREKTIFRTLLKVNGVGPKMALGILSTLSVEMLIHTVEHEDVNTLVKVPGVGKKTAERLMIELRDRFKAMSAGATHSNSTTEQIQFTGNSAVAEAEAALQSLGYKPAEAQKLINAVKADYTEASDIIRAALKSMNK, from the coding sequence ATGATCGGATGTCTTATTGGTGAAGTCCTTGCTTTAGAAGCACCTACCGTGGTTTTAAATGTCAACGGTGTAGGCTATGAAATTGACACACCACTTTCAACATTTTGCCAACTGCAAAAAGGTCAAAAAGTAACGCTATGGACGCATTTAGCTGTACGTGAAGATGCCCAACTTCTTTATGGCTTTATTGATGCACGTGAAAAAACCATTTTCCGTACCCTGCTCAAAGTCAATGGCGTGGGTCCGAAAATGGCACTCGGCATTCTTTCTACCTTAAGTGTTGAAATGCTGATTCACACCGTCGAACATGAAGATGTGAACACTTTGGTTAAAGTCCCAGGTGTCGGCAAAAAAACCGCTGAACGTCTGATGATTGAACTCCGTGATCGTTTTAAAGCCATGTCTGCTGGGGCAACACATAGCAACTCAACCACTGAACAAATTCAATTTACAGGCAACTCGGCAGTGGCTGAAGCTGAAGCCGCTTTGCAATCACTCGGTTATAAACCTGCTGAAGCACAAAAATTGATTAATGCAGTCAAAGCCGACTACACTGAAGCATCTGACATTATCCGTGCTGCACTCAAGTCGATGAATAAGTAA
- the ybgC gene encoding tol-pal system-associated acyl-CoA thioesterase: MANKFEFQIRVYIEDTDAGGIVYHANHIRFMERARTEWLRASGISHYWHQKDYNFVVHKIALKYSRPIMMDDLITVTASVVSCKATSFVLQQNIYRGEIMLASGEVELACISSAMRPLRIPDEIRDLIQRELAHE; encoded by the coding sequence ATGGCGAACAAATTTGAATTTCAAATTCGGGTTTATATAGAAGATACCGATGCAGGAGGTATTGTCTATCACGCCAATCACATACGTTTTATGGAACGTGCCCGTACAGAATGGCTACGCGCTTCAGGCATTTCACATTACTGGCACCAAAAAGACTACAACTTCGTTGTACATAAAATTGCGCTGAAATATTCACGTCCAATCATGATGGATGACTTAATTACTGTTACAGCGAGTGTAGTTTCGTGTAAAGCCACATCTTTTGTATTGCAACAAAATATTTATCGTGGTGAAATCATGCTTGCTTCTGGCGAGGTCGAATTGGCATGTATTAGTTCAGCCATGCGACCACTAAGAATTCCTGATGAAATACGTGATCTCATTCAAAGGGAATTAGCTCACGAATAA
- the tolA gene encoding cell envelope integrity protein TolA, with protein sequence MNHMKKPQSRENKIALGFTVAVHVVALTGLIFLGITRPPEPPKQIKTVLVKPEDLVDPKPMIETDATETADTNVQEQIQQTNEPVVDAPEIPVTAPTPPVLPKVDQQKEAQKAAEANKKAEAEKLAAQKAAQAAALAKAEAAEKARQAKADASNKAKAEAAAKAQAEANAKAKAEAEAKRKADANAKAKAEAEAKRKAEANTKAKAEAEAKRKADANAKAKAEAEAKRKAEANTKAKAEADANAKAKADAEAKRKADANAKAKAEAEAKRKADANAKAKAEAEAKRKADANAKAKADAKAKADADAKAKAKSEADAKRKADLERELEAEKASAADKAKEAAAAKKAEAKKIASSAKRDFENKVKNAWRMPANSSGQKASARVTLTESGGVASVVVNATDPDVKASVEQAVRSAAPYPMPSDPDARSQARTFTASFTVK encoded by the coding sequence ATGAATCATATGAAGAAGCCACAATCCAGAGAAAACAAGATTGCACTTGGTTTCACTGTTGCTGTGCATGTGGTTGCACTTACGGGCTTAATTTTTTTAGGCATTACGCGCCCTCCTGAACCACCAAAACAAATTAAAACGGTTTTAGTCAAACCTGAAGATTTGGTTGATCCAAAACCAATGATTGAAACTGATGCGACTGAAACAGCAGATACCAATGTTCAAGAGCAGATTCAACAAACCAATGAACCGGTTGTGGATGCACCTGAAATTCCAGTGACAGCGCCAACTCCGCCTGTTTTACCGAAAGTCGATCAACAAAAAGAGGCTCAAAAAGCGGCTGAAGCAAATAAAAAAGCGGAAGCTGAAAAACTTGCCGCTCAAAAGGCTGCTCAAGCAGCAGCTTTAGCCAAAGCGGAAGCTGCTGAAAAAGCACGTCAAGCAAAAGCCGATGCTTCCAACAAGGCGAAAGCAGAAGCCGCAGCTAAAGCTCAAGCTGAGGCAAATGCAAAAGCTAAGGCAGAAGCCGAAGCGAAACGTAAAGCTGATGCGAATGCTAAAGCCAAGGCGGAAGCCGAAGCGAAACGTAAAGCTGAAGCAAATACTAAAGCCAAGGCGGAAGCCGAAGCAAAACGTAAAGCCGATGCAAATGCTAAAGCCAAGGCGGAAGCCGAAGCTAAACGTAAAGCTGAAGCAAATACTAAAGCCAAGGCGGAAGCCGATGCAAATGCTAAAGCCAAGGCGGATGCCGAAGCGAAACGTAAAGCTGATGCGAATGCTAAAGCCAAGGCGGAAGCCGAAGCCAAACGTAAAGCCGATGCAAATGCTAAAGCCAAGGCGGAAGCCGAAGCCAAACGTAAAGCTGATGCAAATGCCAAAGCCAAAGCCGATGCAAAAGCAAAAGCTGATGCCGATGCGAAGGCAAAAGCCAAATCTGAAGCTGATGCAAAACGTAAAGCTGATTTAGAGCGTGAACTCGAAGCTGAAAAGGCATCTGCTGCAGATAAGGCAAAAGAAGCTGCTGCTGCAAAAAAAGCTGAAGCGAAGAAAATTGCTTCTTCTGCAAAACGTGACTTTGAAAACAAAGTTAAAAATGCATGGCGTATGCCTGCCAATTCTTCTGGGCAAAAAGCATCTGCACGTGTGACCTTAACGGAAAGTGGTGGCGTGGCTTCTGTGGTTGTCAATGCGACAGATCCAGATGTCAAAGCCAGCGTTGAACAAGCCGTTCGTTCTGCTGCCCCCTATCCGATGCCATCAGATCCTGATGCACGTAGTCAGGCACGTACATTTACAGCCTCATTCACCGTCAAATAA
- the tolR gene encoding protein TolR — MAIQRSGRFERIKKPLKSDMNVVPYIDVMLVLLVIFMVTAPMITTGVKVDLPQANNNPIVSEDRPAIVTLEADGTIKLEDAQHKNDVMELEELEQVLTEAQNKAQENNKQLSVLINGSETRPYGEVMKLMSTLQDAGLTQVGLLTESVK; from the coding sequence ATGGCGATTCAACGTTCTGGACGCTTTGAGCGTATTAAAAAACCATTAAAAAGTGACATGAATGTCGTACCCTATATCGACGTGATGTTGGTGTTACTGGTGATCTTTATGGTGACAGCACCTATGATCACCACAGGTGTAAAAGTTGATTTACCTCAGGCAAATAACAATCCAATTGTTTCTGAAGATCGTCCTGCCATTGTCACTTTAGAAGCAGATGGCACCATTAAACTTGAAGATGCTCAGCACAAAAATGATGTGATGGAACTTGAGGAATTAGAGCAAGTTCTCACTGAAGCTCAAAACAAAGCTCAGGAAAACAATAAACAACTTAGTGTGTTAATTAACGGCAGTGAAACTCGTCCATATGGCGAAGTGATGAAACTGATGTCAACACTTCAAGATGCAGGACTCACCCAAGTTGGATTACTCACTGAGTCTGTTAAGTAA
- a CDS encoding DUF2238 domain-containing protein codes for MIYYKLTRKHWLSLAVLAICIIIASIQPLEYPSYMLHQIGTLLMLIALFVCLKKIGLTLSSFVLYLGFLVIHVLGAHYLYSYVPYNEWFIEYLSFDLNQAMGWTRNMYDRLVHLAYGLLLYPFFLRLFQVWLPTLKPYVLFLLTVQFVMATSLIYEWIEWLIAIGLSPEEAENYNGQQGDAWDAHKDMLIATFGAIVTGILMLIKQKPNA; via the coding sequence ATGATTTATTATAAATTAACCAGAAAACATTGGCTTAGTCTAGCTGTTCTTGCAATCTGCATCATTATTGCTTCGATCCAACCACTTGAATATCCATCATATATGTTGCATCAAATCGGTACATTGCTGATGCTGATTGCGCTGTTTGTTTGTCTCAAAAAAATTGGGCTGACTTTATCTAGTTTTGTGCTTTACTTAGGTTTCTTAGTCATTCATGTCCTCGGTGCGCATTATCTTTACTCTTATGTGCCTTATAACGAGTGGTTCATTGAATATCTCAGTTTCGATCTCAATCAAGCGATGGGATGGACACGTAATATGTACGATCGTTTAGTACATTTGGCTTATGGCTTACTGCTCTACCCATTCTTTTTAAGATTATTTCAAGTCTGGCTACCTACTTTAAAACCTTACGTGTTATTTCTTCTCACGGTTCAATTTGTCATGGCGACCAGCCTCATTTATGAATGGATTGAATGGCTGATTGCAATTGGATTATCACCTGAAGAAGCAGAGAATTATAATGGACAGCAAGGCGACGCTTGGGATGCACATAAAGATATGCTGATTGCGACCTTTGGGGCAATCGTGACGGGAATTTTGATGCTTATTAAACAAAAACCGAATGCCTGA
- the ruvB gene encoding Holliday junction branch migration DNA helicase RuvB, with the protein MQDRIISGSEKPEDHFDRAIRPTSLDDYIGQPVVREQMEIFIGAARGRGEALDHTLIFGPPGLGKTTLANIIAREMGGNLKSTSGPVLERAGDLAAMLTNLEEGDVLFIDEIHRLSPVIEEILYPAMEDYQLDIMIGEGPGARSIKLDLPPFTLVAATTRAGLLTSPLRDRFGIVQRLEFYSVEDLTHIVSRSASLMDVPMTADGAQEIARRARGTPRIANRLLRRVRDYAQVKGTGEVTQDMAQRALDMLNVDKDGLDTLDRRYLSMLLERFDGGPAGVEALAAAMAEDSGTLEDVIEPYLIQQGYVMRTARGRIATNMAYLQFGMTPPEPK; encoded by the coding sequence ATGCAAGACCGTATAATCAGTGGTTCTGAAAAACCCGAAGATCACTTTGATCGTGCCATTCGACCAACGTCGCTTGATGACTACATCGGGCAACCTGTAGTCCGTGAACAAATGGAAATCTTCATTGGTGCGGCACGAGGTCGTGGTGAAGCACTTGACCATACTTTAATTTTTGGTCCTCCCGGTCTCGGTAAAACCACACTTGCTAACATCATTGCTCGTGAAATGGGTGGCAACCTAAAATCAACTTCTGGTCCCGTCTTAGAACGTGCAGGTGATTTGGCTGCCATGCTGACCAACCTCGAAGAAGGCGATGTGCTGTTCATTGATGAAATCCACCGCCTTTCACCTGTGATCGAAGAAATCCTCTACCCAGCCATGGAAGATTACCAGCTCGACATCATGATTGGTGAAGGACCTGGCGCACGTTCCATTAAACTCGATTTGCCGCCATTTACACTGGTTGCCGCAACAACTCGTGCAGGTTTGCTGACTTCACCACTTCGTGATCGTTTCGGTATTGTGCAACGTTTAGAGTTTTATTCAGTTGAAGACTTAACTCATATTGTGTCACGTTCTGCCAGTCTCATGGATGTACCGATGACAGCGGACGGTGCTCAAGAAATTGCTCGTCGTGCACGTGGTACACCACGTATTGCCAATCGCTTGTTACGTCGAGTACGTGACTACGCACAAGTCAAAGGCACTGGTGAAGTAACACAAGACATGGCACAACGAGCACTGGATATGCTCAATGTTGATAAAGATGGTTTAGATACTTTAGACCGTCGTTATTTAAGCATGTTGCTTGAGCGTTTTGATGGTGGTCCTGCGGGTGTTGAAGCTTTAGCTGCGGCTATGGCGGAAGACTCAGGCACACTTGAAGATGTGATTGAGCCTTATTTGATTCAACAAGGTTATGTGATGCGAACTGCACGTGGACGTATTGCTACCAATATGGCGTATTTACAGTTTGGGATGACACCACCTGAGCCTAAATAA